Proteins encoded by one window of Chondromyces crocatus:
- a CDS encoding oxygenase MpaB family protein, which yields MEQQAVTDRIPTEFRYWDNLSTPKAQRLRGILGALFGVDPKLTDETVRTYARSYYDADPLAESVVDEVYLPRGQAAGRRLFDQALACGVDAIPDAPPSLRRLFEDLETPPPWLDEQRVALGARVFRRYGTHLYSFAGAITLEGYRESSVAKPLVLTGAYTGSSANRRFLETAAFWTDVSEPGGLDPGCRGRETALHVRMMHVFVRKRLLAHPQWQLGAWGVPISHGDALLTLLGGSFVPGYALKLLGYRTSREEIEAMMHFWRYVGHLMGVQPRWFPETVEQALGLLFTSMIKGAQRSGDDGVLLARSYLASYAPTAADRWFTAWRKRWEHKLQLGYVSFFLPPPSYALYGLPRPGLWRFHPLLQAPFVFARETARQHLPRLDDWLDERARRETRDWVDARLGPRRAEYRAAEPIRP from the coding sequence GTGGAACAGCAAGCCGTTACCGATCGAATTCCTACGGAATTTCGCTACTGGGACAACCTCTCGACGCCGAAGGCGCAGCGGTTACGAGGCATCCTCGGCGCGCTCTTCGGGGTCGACCCCAAGCTCACCGACGAGACGGTGCGTACCTACGCCCGCTCGTACTACGACGCCGATCCCCTCGCCGAGTCCGTCGTCGACGAGGTGTACCTCCCGCGCGGCCAGGCCGCCGGCCGGCGCCTCTTCGACCAGGCCCTCGCCTGCGGTGTCGACGCCATCCCGGACGCGCCCCCCTCGCTCCGGCGCCTCTTCGAGGACCTGGAGACTCCACCCCCCTGGCTGGACGAGCAGCGCGTCGCGCTGGGCGCCCGCGTCTTCCGTCGCTATGGCACCCACCTCTACTCGTTCGCTGGCGCCATCACCCTCGAAGGCTACCGAGAGAGTTCGGTCGCCAAGCCGCTCGTGCTCACCGGCGCCTACACCGGCAGCTCCGCCAACCGCCGCTTCCTGGAGACCGCCGCCTTCTGGACCGACGTCTCCGAGCCTGGCGGCCTCGATCCTGGATGCCGCGGCCGCGAGACGGCCCTCCACGTGCGCATGATGCACGTCTTCGTCCGCAAGCGCCTCCTCGCCCATCCCCAGTGGCAGCTCGGGGCCTGGGGCGTCCCCATCAGCCACGGCGACGCCCTCCTGACCCTCCTCGGCGGCAGCTTCGTGCCCGGCTACGCCCTCAAGCTGCTCGGCTACCGCACCTCGCGCGAGGAGATCGAGGCGATGATGCACTTCTGGCGCTACGTCGGCCACCTCATGGGCGTGCAGCCCCGGTGGTTCCCCGAGACCGTCGAGCAGGCCTTGGGCCTGCTGTTCACCTCGATGATCAAGGGCGCCCAGCGCTCCGGGGACGACGGCGTGCTCCTCGCCCGCTCCTACCTCGCCTCGTACGCGCCCACCGCCGCCGACCGCTGGTTCACCGCCTGGAGAAAGCGCTGGGAGCACAAGCTCCAGCTCGGCTACGTCAGCTTCTTCCTCCCGCCCCCCAGCTACGCCCTCTACGGCCTCCCGCGCCCCGGCCTCTGGCGCTTCCACCCCTTGCTCCAGGCCCCCTTCGTCTTCGCCCGCGAGACTGCGCGCCAGCACCTCCCTCGCCTGGACGACTGGCTCGACGAGCGCGCGCGCCGCGAGACCCGCGACTGGGTCGACGCGCGCCTCGGCCCCCGCCGCGCCGAGTACCGCGCCGCCGAGCCAATCCGGCCGTGA
- a CDS encoding AraC family transcriptional regulator, producing the protein MSVRRPSLTTSAIHVGKLVRYAAARGIEPRVLCERVHLRPDELKSIERRIPLQAYADLLAYLARTFDDPGLPVHVAQGMRLEELHVMGFVIATSKSGREALERLTRYAVLLSDNASWQLDDPSGPNEATIHATAASTFSLGERLAAELSLCSCLHCFRESSTPSLTPTRVTFRHPAPRDVSAHERFFGTTIEFGAPTDSFSFDRALLAKTPRGADAALSAFFVNHAEELRRRTRAATALPDRVRDAIALEMNAGEPTTDTIARRLGTSERSLRRHLAAEGVSFRDLLDEVRRESAEQLLREGKIAIPDVAFLLGFSDVSTFTRAFKRWCGIPPGKYRERATAQRDGSSRSSPSSPPPG; encoded by the coding sequence ATGAGCGTGCGCCGGCCCTCGCTCACCACGTCGGCGATCCACGTCGGCAAGCTCGTCCGCTACGCCGCAGCGCGAGGCATCGAGCCACGGGTCCTCTGCGAGCGCGTCCACCTCCGGCCCGACGAACTCAAGTCCATCGAGCGCCGCATTCCCCTCCAGGCCTACGCCGATCTGCTCGCCTACCTCGCGCGCACGTTCGACGACCCTGGCCTCCCCGTCCACGTCGCGCAGGGGATGCGGCTCGAAGAACTGCACGTGATGGGCTTCGTCATCGCCACCAGCAAGAGCGGCCGTGAAGCCCTCGAACGCCTCACCCGCTACGCCGTGCTGCTCTCCGACAACGCGAGCTGGCAGCTCGACGATCCCAGCGGCCCCAACGAAGCCACCATCCACGCCACGGCGGCCTCCACCTTCAGCCTCGGAGAGCGCCTCGCCGCCGAGCTCTCCCTCTGCTCTTGCCTCCACTGCTTTCGCGAGTCGTCCACTCCCAGCCTCACCCCCACCCGGGTCACCTTCCGGCACCCTGCCCCTCGGGACGTCTCCGCGCACGAGCGCTTCTTCGGCACCACCATCGAGTTCGGCGCCCCCACGGACAGCTTCTCGTTCGACCGCGCGCTCCTCGCCAAGACCCCGCGCGGCGCCGACGCCGCCCTCTCCGCCTTCTTCGTGAACCACGCCGAAGAGCTGCGCCGTCGGACCCGCGCCGCGACCGCCCTCCCCGATCGCGTCCGCGACGCCATCGCCCTGGAGATGAACGCCGGCGAGCCCACCACGGACACCATCGCCCGCCGCCTCGGTACCAGCGAGCGCAGCCTCCGCCGCCACCTCGCCGCCGAAGGCGTGAGCTTCCGCGACCTGCTCGACGAGGTCCGCCGCGAGAGCGCCGAGCAGCTCCTCCGCGAAGGCAAGATCGCGATCCCCGACGTCGCCTTCCTCCTCGGCTTCTCCGACGTGAGCACCTTCACCCGCGCCTTCAAGCGCTGGTGCGGCATCCCCCCGGGCAAGTACCGCGAGCGCGCCACCGCCCAGCGCGACGGGTCGAGCCGCTCGTCCCCCTCCTCCCCACCTCCCGGGTAG
- a CDS encoding VWA domain-containing protein, with protein sequence MASPALALSIVLDQRGLLPATPVQAHLVAELRALGGGVERARPPLSVIFAIDVSGSMVGPPLEHAARSIERLVELLEPTDRVGVAAFSDEASEVVPVARLDAEARRSISGQVHKLEAGGGTNVEAGLSLARSMMPPRGVHERQLILLLSDGAPNRGRVAVEELAAVTRGFRPEVVVSTLGYGAHHHEDVLARIADAGAGRYHFIADPAVCSVELAQALGVQGDVAAEAIELSLSPGEGVELSRFHGSRELRFGASGVRVAVPDLLHGGRAVTVAELSLTPPREAGVWKPLLATVTFRRAGERETQTIAATLEVPVGVTVTGPNPEARAEVLIAQADEARVEARRQADRGQFEGAAAVLRGMIGTIEAEPGRGRGDGSALDEALEQLVDEAVAMERKPSREAYCAFRKAQVQSRSLAEGAESYASSPMSARMVESVAGALPRASLVVVEGDEPGKRFPLSQPRNTIGRTQAAQVRIVDVNVSRMHAMIVGQEGKFFVSDLGSTNATWLNGEVLEKPVPLGPGDVLRIGDVELRYEEGAQSSL encoded by the coding sequence ATGGCCTCTCCTGCCCTCGCTCTGTCGATCGTCCTGGATCAGCGCGGTCTTCTCCCGGCGACGCCCGTGCAGGCACACCTCGTCGCAGAGCTGCGCGCGCTGGGGGGCGGGGTGGAGCGCGCGAGGCCGCCGCTGTCGGTGATCTTCGCGATCGACGTGTCGGGCTCGATGGTCGGGCCGCCGCTGGAGCACGCCGCGCGGTCGATCGAGCGGCTGGTGGAGCTGCTGGAGCCCACCGATCGGGTGGGGGTGGCGGCGTTCTCGGACGAGGCGAGCGAGGTCGTGCCGGTCGCGCGGCTCGACGCGGAGGCGAGGCGGTCGATCAGCGGGCAGGTGCACAAGCTCGAAGCGGGCGGCGGGACGAACGTGGAGGCGGGCCTGTCGCTGGCGCGGTCGATGATGCCGCCCCGAGGCGTCCACGAGCGGCAGCTCATCCTGTTGCTGAGCGATGGCGCCCCGAACCGGGGGAGGGTGGCCGTGGAGGAGCTGGCTGCGGTGACGCGCGGGTTCCGGCCCGAGGTGGTGGTCTCGACGCTCGGCTACGGGGCGCATCACCACGAGGACGTGCTGGCGCGGATCGCGGACGCGGGCGCGGGGCGCTACCACTTCATCGCGGATCCGGCGGTGTGCTCGGTCGAGCTGGCGCAGGCGCTCGGGGTGCAAGGGGACGTGGCCGCGGAGGCGATCGAGCTGTCGCTGTCGCCGGGAGAAGGGGTGGAGCTGTCGCGGTTCCACGGGAGCCGGGAGCTGCGGTTCGGGGCGAGTGGGGTGCGGGTCGCGGTGCCGGATCTGCTGCACGGGGGGAGGGCGGTGACGGTGGCCGAGCTGTCGCTCACGCCGCCGCGGGAGGCGGGGGTCTGGAAGCCGCTGCTGGCGACGGTGACGTTCCGGCGCGCAGGGGAGCGGGAGACGCAGACGATCGCGGCGACGCTGGAGGTGCCCGTGGGGGTGACGGTGACGGGGCCGAACCCGGAGGCGCGGGCCGAGGTGCTGATCGCGCAGGCGGACGAGGCGCGGGTCGAGGCGCGGCGTCAAGCGGACCGGGGTCAGTTCGAGGGAGCGGCGGCGGTGCTGCGGGGGATGATCGGCACCATCGAGGCGGAGCCGGGGCGGGGACGCGGGGATGGCTCTGCGCTCGACGAGGCGCTGGAGCAGCTCGTGGACGAGGCGGTGGCGATGGAGCGCAAGCCGAGCCGCGAGGCGTACTGCGCGTTCCGGAAGGCGCAGGTGCAGAGCCGGTCGCTGGCCGAGGGGGCCGAGTCGTACGCGTCGTCGCCGATGAGCGCGAGGATGGTGGAGAGCGTGGCCGGGGCGCTCCCCAGGGCGTCGCTGGTGGTGGTCGAGGGCGATGAGCCGGGCAAGCGGTTCCCCCTTTCGCAGCCGCGCAACACCATCGGTCGGACGCAGGCGGCGCAGGTGCGGATCGTCGACGTGAACGTGTCACGGATGCACGCGATGATCGTGGGGCAAGAGGGGAAGTTCTTCGTGTCCGATCTGGGGAGCACGAACGCGACGTGGCTGAACGGGGAGGTGCTGGAGAAGCCCGTGCCGCTCGGCCCTGGCGACGTGCTGCGGATCGGTGACGTGGAGCTGCGGTACGAGGAAGGCGCTCAGTCGTCCTTGTAG